In Phaeobacter piscinae, a genomic segment contains:
- a CDS encoding type II toxin-antitoxin system VapC family toxin: MKFLLDTNAIIAIIAGNSNVIERLSEFAPRDFGVPSVVMHELYFGAYKSQKVDANLARIEALRFEVLDFSESDGRAAGEIRAELKRQGNPIGPYDVLIAGQAVSRSLVLITHNVKEFRRVPGLLYEDWQS; this comes from the coding sequence ATGAAGTTCCTGCTCGACACCAATGCTATCATCGCCATCATCGCTGGAAACAGCAATGTCATCGAGCGGCTTTCCGAATTCGCGCCCAGGGACTTTGGCGTCCCGTCTGTTGTGATGCACGAGCTGTATTTCGGCGCTTATAAGAGCCAGAAGGTTGACGCCAACCTTGCACGCATTGAGGCGCTTCGGTTTGAAGTTCTGGATTTCTCAGAAAGCGACGGCAGGGCGGCAGGCGAGATCCGGGCAGAGCTGAAACGGCAGGGCAATCCGATTGGCCCCTATGATGTGCTGATTGCGGGGCAGGCGGTTTCCCGGTCTTTGGTGCTGATCACCCACAACGTCAAAGAGTTTCGCAGAGTCCCGGGCTTGCTGTATGAGGATTGGCAGTCATGA
- a CDS encoding antitoxin: MPNTTEPSRAKVFMTGRSQAVRLPKEFRFSTDEVRIRAEGGKVILEPIEEGWGWLKELHELGPLDQDAVDAATEEVPQQDRPGLDVFE; this comes from the coding sequence ATGCCAAATACCACTGAACCATCGAGAGCAAAGGTTTTCATGACAGGTCGTTCCCAGGCGGTGCGGCTTCCTAAGGAATTTCGTTTCAGCACCGATGAAGTCCGTATTCGGGCGGAGGGCGGCAAAGTCATCCTGGAGCCGATCGAAGAGGGCTGGGGGTGGCTGAAGGAGCTGCACGAACTCGGGCCTTTGGATCAAGATGCTGTGGATGCAGCAACTGAAGAAGTGCCGCAGCAAGACCGGCCAGGACTGGACGTTTTCGAATGA
- a CDS encoding helix-turn-helix domain-containing protein, whose amino-acid sequence MTQTRFRCRHCGKLSSGRRPQTGRFATDWSFRYPRLHKIDGRVCPGVYEEADWVGPFAAKERGPERIPRDIETTTVGPNPPFGLMVASDLMKYRKGKGAGRCSSFATLPPNLSYYPDQYIEGWQDGRDEKHWIRTSKKERREEISQSRKMFQSFLTIKEELHQRGSSFKEIGRDLGFSPGIVRDTAMGLRMNASVAEAISQRLGEPKSEIWPYYYRDNEQKLKRKPIKQ is encoded by the coding sequence ATGACACAAACACGATTTAGATGCAGGCATTGTGGAAAGCTTTCATCTGGTCGCAGACCACAAACAGGCCGTTTTGCTACAGATTGGTCCTTTCGCTACCCTCGGCTCCACAAAATTGACGGCAGGGTATGCCCAGGGGTTTACGAAGAAGCCGATTGGGTAGGCCCATTTGCCGCCAAGGAAAGAGGGCCGGAACGAATCCCGCGAGATATCGAGACCACCACTGTAGGTCCGAACCCACCATTTGGATTGATGGTTGCCAGTGATCTCATGAAGTACCGTAAGGGAAAGGGAGCTGGCCGGTGTAGTTCTTTCGCAACCCTCCCCCCAAATTTGTCCTACTATCCAGATCAATACATAGAAGGCTGGCAAGATGGCAGAGACGAGAAACATTGGATTAGGACTTCAAAGAAGGAGCGCCGTGAAGAGATTTCCCAGTCTCGCAAAATGTTTCAGAGCTTCCTAACGATCAAGGAAGAGCTTCACCAACGAGGCTCCAGCTTCAAAGAAATCGGGCGTGATCTTGGTTTCTCGCCGGGCATAGTTCGCGATACGGCCATGGGGCTCAGAATGAATGCTAGTGTTGCCGAAGCGATTTCACAAAGACTTGGCGAACCGAAATCGGAAATTTGGCCTTACTACTACCGTGACAATGAACAGAAGCTGAAGCGCAAGCCGATTAAGCAATAG
- a CDS encoding ParA family protein has protein sequence MTQVISVVQEKGGAGKSTLLIAIASLMVADGAKVAVIDTDPQHTLSDWAKKESTDVDWAVEEDDERLIPTLRALKKSEPAYDAIFVDTAGFKSAMAVYAINASGLVLIPSKATETDAKGAIKTFRHVTSVADSMDKYIPAYVVMMDVDPATNITAATLESLDDLKIPRLKAMCAHRTGFKEMMSTGRGPEGSAKRSAQTVLAEMQMGGLIDFYGGKDGKA, from the coding sequence GTGACCCAAGTAATCAGCGTTGTTCAAGAGAAAGGCGGGGCAGGGAAGTCTACCCTCCTCATAGCAATTGCATCACTAATGGTAGCGGATGGCGCCAAAGTGGCCGTCATCGACACAGACCCACAACATACCCTTTCGGATTGGGCCAAAAAAGAAAGCACCGACGTTGACTGGGCGGTTGAGGAAGACGACGAACGGCTAATTCCAACACTTCGCGCTCTCAAGAAGAGCGAGCCGGCTTACGATGCGATTTTCGTGGACACCGCCGGTTTCAAGTCGGCTATGGCTGTTTATGCGATCAACGCATCCGGCCTGGTCTTGATCCCTTCGAAAGCCACTGAAACCGATGCCAAAGGTGCAATCAAGACATTTAGGCATGTGACCAGTGTGGCGGACTCGATGGATAAATACATTCCTGCCTATGTCGTCATGATGGACGTGGATCCGGCAACCAATATCACAGCGGCTACCTTGGAATCCCTGGATGACCTTAAGATACCCAGGCTAAAAGCCATGTGTGCGCACCGAACAGGCTTCAAGGAAATGATGAGCACAGGCCGAGGACCCGAGGGTTCAGCAAAGAGGTCGGCACAAACTGTGTTGGCTGAAATGCAGATGGGTGGTCTGATCGATTTCTACGGAGGCAAAGATGGCAAAGCTTAA
- a CDS encoding N-6 DNA methylase encodes MNPAVKEFVRLLNDIDRSKHRREVFADFCEMSYCALAKKSSPFPDQREALEAQYMSVVARYRDKDDVRKMPEIVGIALGEIGNGGCDFLGMAAGELEVLDARLGQFFTPYEVSRMMAEIALTDVDEKLAEQGFITVQEPAAGAGGMLMAIADVIEGKGHKLETSVWVEAVELSRPTFHMCYVQCAARGLAGKIICGNSLSLEVFTSAYTAAAPVFFAANGDPFAKQKEQAQQAEAEAAQREQQAEAERKNRLATLGDSPAISGQQLTLF; translated from the coding sequence ATGAACCCGGCGGTAAAGGAATTTGTGCGCCTTCTTAACGATATAGACCGTTCCAAGCACCGAAGAGAGGTTTTCGCTGACTTCTGCGAAATGAGCTATTGCGCGCTGGCTAAGAAATCCAGTCCGTTTCCTGATCAGCGCGAAGCCCTGGAAGCCCAATATATGAGCGTTGTTGCCCGTTACCGAGACAAGGACGATGTGCGCAAAATGCCTGAAATTGTAGGGATCGCCCTTGGTGAAATCGGCAATGGTGGTTGCGATTTTCTGGGCATGGCCGCCGGTGAGCTGGAAGTTCTGGACGCTAGACTTGGCCAGTTTTTTACGCCCTACGAAGTGTCGCGCATGATGGCGGAAATCGCGCTAACCGATGTGGACGAAAAGCTTGCCGAACAGGGATTTATCACCGTTCAGGAACCAGCTGCAGGCGCAGGTGGAATGCTTATGGCGATCGCGGACGTCATCGAAGGCAAGGGTCATAAGCTGGAAACTTCTGTTTGGGTAGAAGCTGTGGAGCTGTCCCGGCCGACTTTCCATATGTGCTATGTCCAATGCGCCGCGCGTGGCCTGGCTGGTAAGATCATTTGCGGCAATAGCCTTTCGCTTGAGGTATTCACCAGCGCCTACACCGCCGCCGCGCCTGTGTTTTTCGCGGCAAATGGAGATCCGTTTGCCAAACAGAAAGAACAGGCACAGCAAGCTGAAGCTGAAGCAGCCCAGCGAGAGCAACAAGCCGAGGCCGAACGGAAAAACCGGCTTGCTACTCTGGGCGACAGTCCAGCTATTTCCGGTCAGCAGCTCACCCTCTTTTGA
- a CDS encoding ParB/RepB/Spo0J family partition protein, which translates to MSKHQEIKATEARFPLEKLILSPMNPRQDVPEKDIKDLAGTLWAKGMIQSLAGYTEDLDGAEIVAGGTRLRALQYLAETKPDFAKVRPELASPLVMLAPDRETAADWAKMENVVRKNLPPALEIRTFGEMRAEGKEVSAIATNFGVTEKHVYRRLALADLPDPVLDALAAQEISLSMAACFTISDDEQRSLEVLEQARGANWSDHRLKDALKPESVTTSDRRASFVGKETYVSAGGKLGGDLFTEEDLFDSPEILNQCFETALAEAAEVIKETGGWHWATPVLGSYVETWSGEFSKYERIRKVPGELSEEQDARYDELKALYREDELSEEAEAELDGLQDILNGQFTEEQKAHAGVFVYVNREGVLTVETAYVKPEDQQSAIEAGVLKPSAASAAPKKEKPAFSAKFVSDMVAIRLAATQTALLRKPEYLLDLFGFHVSPASGSRDILGLGHGWAQPNTPEISDNFVLDPRLGGERDEAAEQMLAELREMASKGQVEAFAAFREAGKKLRNGEITAFLARRFLTQKKPLMDVIMKDVGASVREVWTPSQTNCFKRLNSNQLTGILQTVLRLPDDSEALAAFKNLKKGKKAEQLHKLFNDADYQEKTGITADQKKCVDAWVPACFED; encoded by the coding sequence ATGTCGAAGCATCAGGAAATCAAAGCAACAGAAGCCCGCTTTCCGCTGGAGAAACTGATCCTCTCCCCCATGAACCCACGTCAGGACGTGCCGGAAAAGGACATCAAAGACCTTGCAGGAACCCTCTGGGCCAAGGGGATGATCCAGTCTCTTGCCGGTTACACCGAGGACTTGGATGGTGCCGAAATTGTTGCTGGTGGCACCCGCTTGCGCGCCTTGCAATATCTGGCTGAAACCAAGCCGGATTTTGCAAAGGTTCGCCCCGAACTGGCAAGCCCGCTGGTAATGCTGGCACCCGACCGGGAAACCGCCGCCGACTGGGCGAAGATGGAAAACGTAGTCCGCAAGAACCTGCCCCCAGCATTGGAAATCCGCACCTTTGGTGAAATGCGCGCAGAGGGGAAAGAGGTCAGCGCCATCGCCACCAACTTCGGCGTAACGGAAAAACACGTCTACCGCCGCCTTGCATTGGCCGATCTGCCGGACCCGGTTCTTGATGCGCTAGCCGCGCAGGAAATCAGCCTGAGCATGGCAGCTTGCTTCACTATCTCCGACGACGAACAGCGCAGCCTAGAAGTGCTGGAACAGGCGCGCGGTGCAAATTGGTCTGACCATCGCCTGAAAGATGCCCTGAAACCTGAGAGCGTCACAACGTCGGATCGCCGGGCATCTTTTGTTGGTAAGGAAACATATGTGTCCGCAGGCGGGAAACTCGGCGGCGACCTGTTTACCGAAGAAGACCTATTCGACAGCCCCGAAATCCTGAACCAGTGTTTCGAGACTGCCCTTGCCGAAGCCGCAGAGGTAATCAAAGAAACCGGAGGATGGCATTGGGCGACACCAGTTTTGGGTTCCTATGTCGAGACTTGGAGCGGGGAGTTTTCCAAATACGAGCGCATCAGGAAAGTCCCAGGCGAACTGTCCGAAGAACAAGACGCACGTTATGACGAGCTGAAAGCTCTCTACCGTGAAGACGAGTTGAGTGAGGAAGCGGAAGCCGAACTAGACGGGTTGCAGGACATCCTCAACGGCCAGTTCACGGAGGAACAGAAGGCACATGCTGGCGTTTTTGTGTATGTGAACCGTGAGGGTGTGCTGACAGTCGAAACTGCTTATGTGAAGCCGGAAGACCAACAGTCGGCTATCGAAGCCGGTGTTCTGAAACCCTCTGCCGCGAGCGCTGCACCCAAAAAGGAGAAACCTGCCTTTTCCGCAAAATTCGTGTCCGACATGGTGGCGATCCGGCTGGCGGCGACACAAACGGCACTTCTGCGGAAGCCCGAATATCTGCTTGATCTGTTTGGGTTCCATGTGTCTCCGGCATCCGGTAGCCGCGATATTCTGGGTCTGGGTCATGGTTGGGCACAGCCAAATACGCCGGAAATCTCGGACAACTTTGTCCTTGATCCGCGCCTTGGAGGTGAACGTGATGAAGCCGCTGAACAGATGCTGGCTGAATTGCGGGAAATGGCTTCCAAAGGGCAGGTCGAGGCTTTTGCAGCTTTCCGCGAAGCAGGGAAGAAACTGCGCAATGGTGAAATCACAGCCTTCCTTGCCCGCCGGTTTCTAACCCAGAAAAAGCCGCTGATGGACGTGATCATGAAGGACGTGGGCGCATCCGTTCGTGAAGTCTGGACGCCCTCACAGACCAATTGCTTCAAGCGGCTGAACAGCAACCAGCTGACGGGTATTCTGCAGACTGTGCTTAGATTGCCGGATGACAGTGAAGCCCTCGCGGCGTTCAAAAACCTCAAGAAGGGGAAGAAGGCTGAGCAACTGCACAAACTGTTTAATGATGCAGACTATCAGGAAAAAACTGGCATCACCGCAGATCAGAAGAAATGCGTTGATGCTTGGGTGCCTGCCTGTTTCGAAGATTGA
- a CDS encoding DUF3768 domain-containing protein, with translation MALYQCNGCGAAETLTSMVPDSCSACGSRAVVNMSIQAAAIAEANDAFRAAIPFQGHQTYEGQVIFSGGVEEKGMLFVSLATKEVAEFTDFSQLNDPSGDHSFGVVHVNGTEVFWAISLYNKTYDAAADDPLDDDDTRRVLTIYLPHEH, from the coding sequence ATGGCTTTATATCAATGCAACGGGTGCGGAGCAGCGGAAACGCTGACTTCTATGGTGCCTGACTCTTGCTCAGCCTGCGGTTCCCGTGCCGTCGTCAACATGTCCATTCAAGCTGCTGCAATCGCGGAAGCGAACGATGCTTTCCGCGCTGCAATCCCATTCCAAGGGCATCAGACCTATGAGGGGCAGGTGATTTTCAGCGGTGGCGTTGAGGAAAAAGGGATGCTGTTTGTTTCCCTTGCGACCAAGGAAGTCGCTGAATTCACGGACTTTAGCCAATTGAACGATCCGAGCGGTGATCACTCGTTTGGTGTTGTCCACGTCAACGGCACGGAAGTTTTCTGGGCAATCAGCCTCTACAACAAAACTTATGATGCCGCCGCTGACGATCCGCTTGACGATGACGACACGCGGCGTGTGCTCACCATCTACCTGCCTCACGAACACTGA
- a CDS encoding DUF3800 domain-containing protein: MSPNDALQVEEDEHAAPLPTLYIFLDEGGNFDFSPKGSKFFTLTCVSLYRPFTLHTDLDTYKYDLIEHRIKPRLEMEYFHCAEDNRFVRSKVFSKLSGSVPHESVDSVIVEKRKTGPALQAPEKFYPKMLGYLVRYAVEKAAHGVGEVVVITDSIPVAKKRKAIEKAVKTTLAAMLPKGTPYRIMHHASRAHYGLQIADYFNWAIFRKWENGDTAAHTTVAKQVRSEFDIFRTGTRFYY, encoded by the coding sequence ATGTCACCGAACGATGCCTTGCAGGTGGAAGAGGATGAACACGCTGCCCCTCTGCCCACACTTTACATTTTTCTTGATGAAGGTGGAAACTTTGACTTCTCACCGAAAGGTTCGAAGTTTTTCACCCTAACCTGTGTCAGCTTGTACCGACCTTTCACCCTGCACACAGACTTGGACACGTACAAATATGATCTGATTGAACACCGGATTAAACCGCGTCTGGAGATGGAGTATTTCCATTGTGCTGAAGACAATCGTTTCGTGCGTAGCAAGGTTTTTTCCAAGTTGTCAGGTTCAGTCCCGCATGAATCTGTCGACTCCGTGATTGTTGAAAAACGCAAGACCGGGCCGGCCCTTCAGGCACCTGAAAAGTTTTACCCAAAGATGTTGGGCTATCTTGTACGGTACGCTGTTGAGAAGGCAGCTCACGGTGTAGGTGAAGTTGTCGTCATTACCGACAGCATCCCTGTTGCGAAAAAGCGAAAGGCAATTGAGAAGGCTGTAAAGACAACTTTGGCCGCCATGCTACCGAAGGGTACGCCCTACCGGATCATGCACCACGCTTCACGCGCACATTATGGCCTCCAGATAGCGGACTACTTCAACTGGGCGATCTTTCGTAAATGGGAAAACGGTGACACGGCCGCACACACAACCGTAGCCAAGCAAGTCCGAAGTGAATTTGACATCTTCAGGACAGGCACACGGTTCTACTACTGA